Proteins from one Pseudarthrobacter sp. BIM B-2242 genomic window:
- a CDS encoding acyl-CoA carboxylase subunit epsilon: MNEDRNPVSEASIDAPVPESSPLLSVVKGDPSAEELAALTAVVLSLGGMDAAESDKPTVRHWVRRQQLRLAPTPGPGAWKRSRG, from the coding sequence GTGAACGAGGACCGGAACCCGGTGTCCGAGGCCTCAATTGATGCACCGGTCCCGGAAAGCAGCCCACTGCTCTCTGTTGTTAAGGGCGACCCGTCGGCCGAGGAACTCGCGGCCCTGACCGCCGTCGTACTTTCCCTCGGCGGCATGGATGCTGCGGAGTCGGACAAGCCCACGGTCCGGCACTGGGTGCGCCGGCAGCAATTGCGGCTCGCGCCGACGCCGGGTCCCGGCGCCTGGAAGCGAAGCCGGGGTTAG